In Paludisphaera rhizosphaerae, a single window of DNA contains:
- a CDS encoding DNA polymerase, whose product MSDRSGIVPWGHASSGQGSASRRIHPDRLGEFVRLHRDREFILHDVAAGFWLVAEHLIVRNEADALNDWWSIADQGRLHDPALLDQLIKLAQTDDEPRPRSLAEIAAEYVGASRGSGLVDAAAASLRAYSVMQRLAIDLMGPYREQILRDAVETCGVLTETVQVKAAIALAAASRNGLRLDVARLEAAKSRLRDSVARSVETIRALPGCDRLFRTTPSGRFLGTTSGTPNLDVVELRRVLIGVVDEVAADSGRSIAVPRTSSGDVSTSTKRWEAIAPSHPFVSAWAELGRASSLLRCAASLVGPVVRPNYTTLVRTGRTTASGPNIQALPRRGGLREAFVPSPGHVFLIVDYVCAELRTLAAVCEARFGSSRLAQVLRAGGDPHAHTAALFEGVEPREFLRLRSGSPRDRERFSVLRRRAKAINFGIPGGLGAEALAVYARTNFNVAMTAAEAGELRRRLIAEVYPELGAYLSDERGPQGGTSHAPRGIVTSSGRIRGVVNYTQARNTPFQGVAADAAKLALWHLIRDGHRVVAFIHDEFVVELPKSGVDHLAEARKIELILNRAMESATPGIPSACEFVLSRRWSKDARPVYSSDGRLLPWDDQVERRSETAAFRP is encoded by the coding sequence TTGTCGGATCGAAGCGGGATCGTCCCATGGGGCCACGCGTCGTCCGGTCAGGGGTCGGCGAGTCGACGGATCCACCCCGACCGGCTCGGTGAGTTCGTCCGGCTCCATCGCGATCGGGAGTTCATCCTGCATGATGTCGCAGCCGGCTTCTGGCTCGTGGCTGAACATCTTATCGTGCGAAACGAGGCCGACGCGTTGAACGACTGGTGGTCGATCGCCGACCAGGGGCGGCTGCACGACCCCGCCCTGCTCGATCAGCTGATCAAGCTGGCGCAAACCGACGACGAGCCGCGCCCGCGAAGCCTCGCCGAGATCGCCGCCGAGTACGTCGGGGCCTCACGCGGATCTGGGCTCGTCGACGCCGCGGCCGCCTCCTTGAGGGCCTATTCGGTCATGCAAAGGCTGGCGATCGATTTGATGGGGCCGTACCGTGAGCAGATCCTCCGCGATGCAGTCGAAACGTGTGGTGTCCTCACCGAGACCGTCCAGGTCAAGGCGGCGATCGCCTTGGCAGCCGCCTCCCGGAACGGGCTGCGTCTGGACGTCGCCCGCTTGGAAGCCGCCAAGTCGCGCCTCCGCGACAGCGTCGCGCGATCGGTTGAGACCATTAGGGCCCTCCCCGGATGCGACCGGCTCTTTCGGACCACGCCGTCAGGGCGGTTCCTCGGGACGACGTCCGGCACTCCAAACCTGGACGTCGTCGAACTACGTCGGGTCCTCATCGGCGTGGTCGACGAGGTCGCCGCCGATTCAGGTCGATCGATCGCCGTCCCCCGCACGTCCTCCGGCGACGTTTCCACGTCGACCAAGCGCTGGGAGGCGATCGCGCCGTCGCACCCGTTCGTGTCGGCCTGGGCTGAACTCGGCAGGGCCTCCTCCCTGCTCCGTTGCGCGGCAAGCCTCGTCGGCCCCGTGGTCCGGCCGAATTACACGACCCTCGTCCGGACGGGACGCACCACCGCCAGCGGGCCGAACATCCAGGCCCTGCCCCGCCGCGGCGGCCTTCGCGAGGCTTTCGTCCCGAGTCCAGGCCACGTCTTCCTGATCGTGGACTACGTCTGCGCCGAACTGAGGACCCTGGCGGCGGTCTGCGAGGCCCGATTCGGCTCCTCGCGGCTGGCCCAGGTGCTCCGTGCCGGCGGCGATCCCCACGCCCACACGGCGGCCCTGTTCGAGGGGGTCGAGCCCCGGGAGTTCCTCCGGCTGCGATCCGGGTCGCCCCGAGACCGTGAGCGATTCAGCGTCCTGCGGCGGCGGGCGAAGGCGATTAACTTCGGCATCCCCGGCGGACTGGGCGCGGAGGCGCTGGCGGTTTACGCCCGGACGAACTTCAACGTCGCCATGACCGCGGCCGAGGCCGGGGAATTGCGGCGACGACTCATCGCCGAAGTGTACCCCGAGTTGGGGGCGTACCTCTCCGACGAGAGAGGCCCCCAGGGCGGGACCTCCCACGCCCCGCGCGGGATCGTCACGTCGAGCGGTCGCATCCGGGGAGTCGTGAACTACACCCAGGCCCGCAACACTCCCTTTCAGGGCGTCGCCGCCGACGCCGCCAAACTCGCGCTCTGGCATCTGATCCGGGACGGGCATCGGGTCGTCGCCTTCATACACGACGAGTTCGTGGTCGAGCTCCCCAAGTCCGGCGTCGACCACCTGGCGGAGGCTCGAAAGATCGAACTGATCCTCAATCGGGCGATGGAGTCGGCGACGCCCGGAATCCCCTCGGCTTGCGAGTTCGTACTCTCCAGGCGGTGGTCCAAGGACGCACGGCCCGTGTACTCGTCGGACGGCCGCCTCCTGCCATGGGACGACCAGGTCGAGCGTCGATCGGAAACGGCGGCCTTCCGGCCGTAG
- a CDS encoding DUF3987 domain-containing protein, translating into MDEASESAAAHDVSIGDPLRFSSSPISSVHRESIAEYVGAGTRTERTVAYDYRDAGGNLLYQVVRGPYKRFYQRRPDPTRAGEWINDLEGVAPILYRLPELNSAAPSARVYVAEGEKDSDRLGSLGLVVTTNPMGAGKWKATYNASLEGRDVVVLPDADEVGRSHARAVAESLAGTAASVKILELPGLPHKGDVSDWLDAGGTVDELERLADAAEVVAAVGSVRNVSHDEKTVMEVVRPHFARLSADFGLRIVADSPNDHGWLTCRALYRDDARPSAGLNVRSGVYHDFGSKESLSFPELLAKLRPNAFRDRRAVLEYLAERYDVAPVADAWLTPVPFDLAAPPVFPVEALSEWQREFVEAVATATQTPVDLAAMLALSVVAVACAGKVEVVVRAGYSEPVNLFTATAQPPASRKSAVFRELLAPVEEFERTLVDQSKAAIAEALALRAIEEKALESLRRRAAKAKGPERQKLAAESRALARKLAEEAVPRPPRLLADDATPESLGSLLAENGGRLGVFSPEGGVLDILAGRYAANREAANYSVFLSGHAGDALRVDRKGRSSEFVARPALTLGLAVQPEVIRGMNRIPGARGRGLQARFLYSVPGSLVGRREVDPPPAPEQLRRGYGERVQALLAWRQDVKDAVRLGLTDEARTRWNAFAARLEPRLGPSGELVVIADWAGKLAGAVARIAGLLHMADHASNLTSVGAPLSAEVIDRAVLIGDYLIPHAKVAFALMDRDPLVDDAERLLGWIRRRVEGRGADRMFTKRDAFEALKGRFKRSAALDPPLELLASHGYIRPRDSERGPTRGRPPGPCYEVNPLAFLDAADRPEGASASSANYSSWDAEGSPGIIANCANGIQGHAPDLDEEGDGYEEGEIP; encoded by the coding sequence TTGGACGAGGCCTCCGAATCGGCGGCCGCCCATGACGTCTCGATCGGCGATCCTCTGCGATTCTCTTCCAGTCCGATCTCCTCGGTCCATCGTGAGAGCATCGCGGAATACGTCGGGGCGGGGACCAGGACCGAGCGAACCGTCGCGTACGACTATCGCGACGCCGGTGGGAATCTCCTCTATCAAGTCGTTCGGGGGCCGTACAAACGCTTCTATCAGCGCCGTCCGGACCCGACGCGGGCGGGCGAGTGGATCAACGACCTGGAGGGCGTCGCCCCGATCCTCTATCGGCTGCCGGAGCTGAACTCCGCCGCTCCTTCGGCCCGCGTCTACGTCGCGGAGGGCGAGAAGGACAGCGACCGGCTGGGGTCCCTGGGCCTCGTGGTCACGACCAACCCGATGGGGGCGGGCAAGTGGAAGGCGACTTACAACGCCTCTCTGGAAGGACGCGACGTCGTCGTGCTGCCCGACGCCGACGAGGTCGGACGCAGCCACGCGAGGGCGGTCGCCGAGTCCTTGGCCGGGACGGCCGCGAGCGTCAAGATTCTCGAACTGCCCGGCCTGCCCCACAAGGGCGACGTCTCCGACTGGCTCGACGCCGGCGGGACCGTCGACGAGCTCGAGCGGCTCGCCGACGCCGCGGAGGTCGTCGCTGCCGTCGGGAGTGTTCGGAACGTTTCTCACGACGAGAAGACCGTCATGGAGGTGGTCCGGCCCCACTTCGCCCGATTGTCGGCCGACTTCGGGCTGAGGATCGTCGCCGATTCCCCGAACGATCACGGCTGGCTGACCTGCCGCGCCTTGTACCGTGACGACGCCCGACCGTCGGCGGGACTCAACGTGCGGTCGGGCGTCTATCACGACTTCGGATCGAAGGAGTCGCTGTCGTTCCCCGAGCTATTGGCGAAGTTGAGGCCTAACGCATTCCGCGACCGTCGGGCTGTGCTCGAATACCTGGCGGAGCGTTACGACGTCGCCCCCGTCGCCGACGCCTGGCTGACTCCCGTGCCGTTCGACCTCGCCGCCCCGCCCGTCTTCCCCGTTGAAGCCCTCTCCGAATGGCAGCGCGAGTTCGTCGAGGCGGTGGCGACCGCTACCCAGACCCCCGTCGACCTTGCCGCCATGCTGGCTCTCTCGGTCGTCGCCGTCGCCTGCGCGGGCAAGGTCGAGGTCGTCGTCCGCGCCGGCTACTCCGAACCCGTGAACCTCTTCACGGCAACGGCACAACCCCCCGCCAGCCGAAAGAGCGCCGTCTTCCGCGAACTCCTCGCCCCGGTGGAGGAGTTCGAGCGGACGCTGGTTGACCAGTCGAAAGCGGCGATCGCGGAGGCCCTCGCCCTCCGGGCGATCGAGGAAAAGGCCTTGGAGAGCCTGCGGCGGCGGGCGGCGAAGGCCAAGGGGCCCGAACGGCAGAAGCTGGCCGCCGAGTCCCGGGCCCTCGCCCGCAAGCTGGCCGAGGAGGCCGTCCCTCGTCCGCCCCGCCTGCTGGCCGACGACGCCACGCCCGAGAGCCTGGGGTCCCTCCTGGCGGAGAACGGCGGCCGACTGGGAGTCTTCAGCCCCGAGGGGGGCGTTCTCGACATCCTGGCCGGCCGATACGCCGCTAACAGGGAAGCGGCGAACTACAGCGTCTTCCTGAGCGGCCACGCCGGCGACGCCCTCCGCGTCGACCGCAAGGGCCGGTCGTCGGAATTCGTCGCCCGCCCGGCACTGACACTCGGCCTCGCCGTCCAGCCCGAGGTGATCCGCGGCATGAACCGAATCCCCGGCGCGCGGGGGCGGGGCCTTCAGGCCAGGTTCCTCTACTCCGTGCCGGGGAGCCTCGTCGGACGAAGGGAAGTCGACCCGCCCCCGGCCCCTGAGCAACTTCGACGTGGGTACGGCGAACGCGTGCAGGCCCTGCTGGCCTGGAGGCAAGATGTGAAGGACGCCGTCAGGCTCGGCCTCACGGATGAAGCGCGGACTCGCTGGAACGCGTTCGCCGCGCGGCTCGAACCCCGGCTCGGTCCGTCCGGCGAACTGGTCGTGATCGCCGACTGGGCCGGCAAGCTCGCCGGGGCAGTTGCACGGATCGCCGGCCTGCTCCACATGGCGGATCACGCGTCGAACTTGACGTCCGTCGGTGCTCCCCTCTCGGCCGAGGTCATCGACCGGGCGGTCCTTATCGGCGACTACCTGATTCCCCACGCGAAGGTCGCCTTCGCGCTGATGGACCGGGACCCGTTGGTCGATGACGCCGAGCGGCTGCTGGGCTGGATCCGGCGCCGCGTCGAGGGCCGCGGGGCCGACCGCATGTTCACGAAGCGTGATGCGTTCGAAGCCCTCAAGGGACGGTTCAAGCGGTCGGCGGCCCTGGACCCGCCGCTGGAACTCCTCGCAAGCCACGGCTACATCCGACCGCGCGACAGTGAACGAGGACCCACGCGCGGCCGACCGCCGGGCCCGTGCTACGAAGTCAACCCTCTCGCCTTTCTGGACGCAGCCGATAGGCCGGAGGGAGCTTCTGCGAGTTCAGCGAACTACTCGAGCTGGGACGCGGAGGGGTCGCCCGGGATTATTGCGAATTGTGCGAATGGTATTCAGGGGCATGCCCCTGATCTCGACGAGGAGGGAGACGGGTATGAGGAGGGAGAGATCCCATGA